The Mastacembelus armatus chromosome 24, fMasArm1.2, whole genome shotgun sequence sequence TGATATTTAGAATCTCAATACTGTGGCTCAACTGCTGACATAAACTAGACGAATAAAGTATTTCCACCAGTGTTCACCAGTGCCCTGCCAGGAATACAGAGAGGAGTGGTTTTCTTTTACTAGCACTGTAACTGTACTTCTGGCTGATGTGACTGAGGTGCAAAATTCAGGCAGGCTGGAGAAGTTCTTAAACTGCCTTTGCAAAAGGagtattgtgttttttggtAGATTTCAGGGTCATAtaactgcataaaaaaaaaatgcaattatatAAAAAGCGTTAAAAACTCTGTGCACCACAAGTAAAAGGTCCAGGTATTTCAAGAACCAACAAAAACTCACAGAGGACCAGCTGATTTTTATTCTGTGTGGGTAAGAACAGGAGAGCAGTCCAGCACCAAAGCACCAGTGGTGTAGGGCCACACTTTTATCTCTGTACGGCTTTGATGACCCACTCTGCTGTAGGATTCAGCTGTAATAGGTCTTTCATATACGTTTCCCCATCTAGACATCTCTCCTCTTCAGTTGGGGGAGAAGAAAAACGGAGAGAAACATTTATTAGACGGACCCAATATACTCTATTGCCACCATGATGGATTAACATACTGTACTTGTTTGTGCCTTTTAGAACCACAACAAGAATTTAATTTGTTACCTTTGACCTGTTGGGCTAGCAGGAGAAAATAGGAAATCTAAACAttataatgaaaacatttttaacaggaACAGGACTTACTGATGTTTCCACCAATCTCATAGAGACATAGATCTTCTCGTTTCACTACCACTGAACTGGgaggacaaagagagagagcaagggaGAAAGACAGTAAAAGTGATTTACGAGATGTGACTTGAAGGCATGCCTTTCGTAACCAAGAAAAatgctgtgtgtactgtatgtgtgttggtgctgcatgtacacacattACCTGTCCTGGCTGAGGAAGCGTGTTAAAACATCAGCAGCTTGCAACTCTTCAGTGAGCTGAACTGCCATAGAAACTTTACTAAACTGTGGGGCTTGGACTCGAATAAATCCCTGTGAAGTCTCCAtgttgtaaacacagacagacaggaagagagagaaaaagaaacatacagtCAATCACACTTAACAAAAATGAGGTCATCTTCCAAAACATAGTCTTCATCAATACACAATAACATGAGAGAGGGACTGAAGAGGACTAAAGAATGTGGACCTGGATAAATTCCTGCTCTTCTGTTTAATAAACTCCAGTCACTGTCTGGTCTCACAGCACTTAGCCGAAAATGGGGTCAAGTGTTGCTGTGGTTACTCATTCATCAACAAATTGTCAGGAGGAATTGGCCCATTTTAATATGCTGCTTTAATAACACAGCAGCCTGAGCGCCTACTGTGAGAGGTTATTATATTGCCGCCTACGGCAGTAATGAGAAGGAACTTTAATCTGGAAAATGCATAATTTTTACTGATGCTCAATTATCAATCACCCTGGCACTGCCGAATGACAACCTCAGCTTCACCTCACACGtcagttgtgtgttttggttCCAGAGGGCCATACATTTCAccattaaaacattattatatggcaccactagatgtcactcTCTTTTAACTGATCAGTGTATTACAATGACCACAGTGATGACCAGATTGCAGTCTTTGCATACAGTATCATTATGCAGTCAAGAATTGTTTTCTCAAAACAGGTTACTGACAGCTGCATAACCATGACATGATGCTCCTACCTCAAGGACAGCTTTATCAGATGGTTTGTCAGTGATCTTCTTTAGCAGTTTTCTTACggctctctctctgttctgtttccgCAGACTTTCCATGTTTTGTTGCCTGACCTGGGTCACAATGAACTTGGGGATCTGCAGGCAAAATGcataaaattatatttgattCTCTTAGTACACACTCTACCATTCTTCGTACTCCATGGAAAAATTATACTTTCTGAGTTACTGTGTCTAATTCAGTGTTGATTACAATTGTTCAAGTGTTTGTTTATAATGTTGACTTAAAGTGCAGTGTATATCAAGTGAGGGGACATTTGTTGCTCCTTACTGTCCATAGGAGATTCTGGTATCTAATTAACAGCCGGACGATGTTGGCTGTGCTGGTTGCCATGGAGAACTCCTGTTGTTCTGTAACCTTGGAGCGGAAGCCTTTGAACATGAAGATGTTGGGTGCCATGACAACAGAGACATTGTTGagagtcattttatttttctcctgatGGTCAATCACACGCTGGAAAAACTCCACTAATGCCTgcaaacagaaattaaatttaaaataaaaacagacaaaaaaaaatctctagGGGGAAACTAAAACCAGCGTGCATCTACCTTCAAAGTATCCCGATTGGCCTCAGGTAACAAAAGGACCAGCAGGTTCAAAGCCTGCAGCTGTTGCTTCTTTGTGGGGAGCTCtggacacggacacacacacacgcacgcacacacacacacacacagattgtaATTATCTCATAATGTAGCTGTAAAGTTCTTGTGATTAAGCATAATACATCATGACACTGATGCTATACATACTGTTGACTGCAATAAATGCGTTGAGGTACTCTACAGTCAGTAATGGATGGGGTAACTCCCTGATGAACAGCTTCAAGAGGCTGGCAGCATCGTGCTGTTTCAACTGCTGCCACTGAAACATCCCGTCATAGAAAGAGGACTCGAGATCCTGGCACAGTAACTGAATTTgggacagacacacatatttCAACAAAGAGTCGGGTCATTTGTGGTAACAACTACACCAAGATAACCAGTATAAACATCTctttgctgtgtctgtggtggTGGCACTCAAATACTTTAACCGACCTTCACCCTTGTGGCGGCTCCAGGGATCCGTAGCAGCCCTTCTGTGTCCAAACCTTCCTCTTCAATATGACTAAAAAGCTGAGGGGAAATTAAGGCTTAATATGTCATCACTGCAATTTGGACCTACAGATATTTGATCAGTTATAGATTTTCTCTCGTCACGGCTGTAATTCTGACTCGTCCATTGCTGGCGTGCTCACCCTTTGTAGTATGAATGGCACTTTGGTCCCAGGAGCCCGCCTCTGGTCCTGATCCAATAATGTGGCAAGGGGAACACCGAACAGACCactttctgcacacacacacatataatttCTATGTGTCACGTATCCCTATTTGAGTGTGTAATTTCtcttatttgttgtttttgtcactgtgcACATCTgagtgtatatatttttgtgtgtaaagagaaaacatattacatatttacatatttattgattttgttgttttctttgttaccTTTACTCTTCACTTTGACAGCCTTGTGCGCCTTAAGGTCTATCCCAGCAGTGTCAAACAAAGCTGTCATCTCCACAAGCACCAGTCTCTGCACCTGACAGAACATGAAGCACAGggagaaatatacagtataaggcCCAGACATCAAATAATGACTGCACTGAAAAACAACTGCACTGACATAGGTTCACAGGGAAGACTGtcttaaaagataaaataaacagatatCCACGTATGTGCTTCAACAGATCATAATTTCCTTCTGTGACACAGAATCACATCCGCCTACTTACCTTTTTCATATCCAGAGGAGATAGATCTCCTACTCTGGTCTGACCTGTTTTATCTCGGAGCAGCTTAAAGTTCTAGAGAACAACGGCAAACGGAGACAAAAAGGCACCAATGagaaaatagtaataaaaatagcaataaataatTACGTTTTCACTCTATATTACATATAATCTGAGAGAGGTGACTATacacacaaaagtgaaaataatgtGTTATACCAGCTCCAGCCACCAGATGTCATTACAGACCAGCACACAAACTGCTATTGCATAAATTTTACTTTCTGCAACACAACTGTATTCTCTATATGTATGCTCTATCTACTCATACTATGCTCTAATGCGTTTATAGAGTATATATCCTGTTTGTATTACAGGATACATACTCTATAAATTCTTATTCTAAGGCCAAACTGGTACCAAAACAACTTTACTCAACTATAACCTAAGAACAAAgaatttttcaattcaatttaaagtGGTTTTGCACAGGTTTGCCTAAACATGTATCAGTGCATCTTGTTTGTTCAATGCAGCTACAACATTGGGTCTTCGACAAGTACAGACATGCTCAGGGGTATCAGATAAGAAACATCCTGCTGAGGAGGTGAATGTGCATGTAGCCTTTGTGTACAGGTATGTGACTCACCGGTAGTTTGTCGTCAGGTGAGTTAGGGCAGGTGGCAAACCTCTGATTGGTGTCCCTGTAAGTGAGTGCCTGCTCTGAAAATGCCACTTCAACATTcagttctgtctctgtttctgttaaGACGTgcgaaagaaaagaaagaaaagatgggACCACACAAGCAGTCTGcttcaaatgtgtttatgtaGGTAAAGTGCAGTCATATATACAGAGAGATGGACAGTTTAGGAGTTTTCACTTAGTTTAATCCTGCAGTGTTTTAACCACTAcagcacagagaggaaaaaagagggcCCTGCTGCCTTTTATCACAAATCAGTGTTTCTGAATCATACACTGATTTAGTGTTgctttgaaataaaatataattccACTGATATATCTGCACACTCACTCTTTTTATTCCATTTACAGTGGCCACAAACAACACTTCTTCTGAACATCCTATGAGCCTTGCAATCCAACAAAAGAGTGAGTGCTGTTGCATACTTCTCTGCTGCGAAATACTGATGTGTATGTAACACAAGAGTTGCTAggcaaaagtttatttttcactcaGTTTGTCATTCTTCATGATGACTCacactgcatgtctgtgtgtgtctgcgggAGTACTTTGCACATACCAGCTGAAATGACATCTTTTTGTCCATTCTCACTTCCCTCTTTACTAGCTGGTATACTCGACTCCTCGTCCTGAAGCACACAGttcaaacacagagacacattaagtgtacagcacacacagagtgaTGTTCAACAAGTCATGAATTCACACATgaccccccccctcctcctcctcctcctacatTTTCTTCATGTTACATATTATCTTGCCTGTTAATTAGTGGACAACTGTGTGACTAAGTAAAAGAACATGCAAGGTAGTGCATTTTATTCTACCCAAATCACTACTTACTAATGCTGGTTGTATTATATAGGCATCAGTTTGAGACAATCCCAGTATAATGTATTAAAGGACCTGATTTTGTAGTATTAAAATGGGATTTGATGGTGTAACAGGCAACTTGACAgaagaaacaacaaacacaaagttatGATCACTTCCtttgtggtaaaaaaaacaaaaccatctgtgtgtgtcctggtgAAATGTTCTCAGAAGAAGTAACACACAATTTTATACTATGAAATACTCTTTAATGCTCATAGAATATAATCAGTTGGCAT is a genomic window containing:
- the arhgap18 gene encoding rho GTPase-activating protein 18 encodes the protein MSREQPESQGVVLTGYHSNAELLPKSGPCAPSCPRGQDQQYTGPSHRAGHYTVEQSENTQHGDRNGPASNSTKPGSTTNPSSLHSPSSAACPRSQLSSSPNPDSSSRHSPNSRLRPRPMCQRCNSQESLDELQMDDFWKEVENITRSGAAGRGECGGEGEVQEEEQQKIPEEGEQEEAWLTEAGLARLFDDSLAADQDQEEDNAVFLSTLTRTQAAAVERRVHQTLLRRRNRQNFPDVRDIFRSPQKDEESSIPASKEGSENGQKDVISAETETELNVEVAFSEQALTYRDTNQRFATCPNSPDDKLPNFKLLRDKTGQTRVGDLSPLDMKKVQRLVLVEMTALFDTAGIDLKAHKAVKVKSKESGLFGVPLATLLDQDQRRAPGTKVPFILQRLFSHIEEEGLDTEGLLRIPGAATRVKLLCQDLESSFYDGMFQWQQLKQHDAASLLKLFIRELPHPLLTVEYLNAFIAVNKLPTKKQQLQALNLLVLLLPEANRDTLKALVEFFQRVIDHQEKNKMTLNNVSVVMAPNIFMFKGFRSKVTEQQEFSMATSTANIVRLLIRYQNLLWTIPKFIVTQVRQQNMESLRKQNRERAVRKLLKKITDKPSDKAVLETSQGFIRVQAPQFSKVSMAVQLTEELQAADVLTRFLSQDSSVVVKREDLCLYEIGGNIKERCLDGETYMKDLLQLNPTAEWVIKAVQR